The region attagatagtagataagaactgctttaggtgaagggaaggacaacactcaatacagggaaggtcagcacaactggactggaccaaaagcaaagaagtttcctgaataaactgaatacttcgaaggtcagtggagcaggggtgggggtttggagactatggcctcaggggacatctaagtcaattgggaaaataaattctattaagaaaacattctgtctcccactttgaagtgtgccgtctggggtcttaaacgctagcaagcagtcatctaagatgcatcaattggtcttaacccacctggatcaaaggagaatgaagaacaccaaggacacaaggcgattatgagcccaagagacagaaagggtcacatgaaccagagactacatcatcctgaaaccagaagaactagatggtacccagccacaaccaatgcctgccctgacagggagcacaatagagaactcctgagggagcaggagaacagtgggatccggaccccaaattctcataaaaagacctgacttaatggtctgactaagactaaaagaatcctggcggtcatggtccccaaaccttctgttggcccaggacaggaaccattcccaaagacaactcatcagacatggattggactggacaatgggttggagagagatgctgatgaggagtgagcttcttggaccaggtggacacttgagactatgttggcatctcctgcctgaaggggagatgagagggtggagggggttaggaactggcaaaacagtcaagaaaggagaaactggaaggagggagctggttgactcattacggggagagcaagtgggggtatgtagtaaggtgtatataagtttatatgtgagagactgacttgatttgtaaactttcacttaaagcacaataaaaatcatttaaaaaaaaaaagaacatctttatgggatcaaagtgaccaCAGcagctggaaagattagataggaaacttagggggcagtgagtttatgttcatgagacatgaacagaaaaggagggtgagaatggttgtacaacttgaagaacgtaatcaatgtcactgaattgtacttgtagaaattgttgaattggtttatgttctgcTGGGTATatgcataacaacaacaaaataaaataaattataaaaaagaagatgATTCAAGGCATTGATAAGACAGTTGCCCATCATTGATGAGAGAATTTCTGAAGAGATTCTTTAGAAAGAATTACAGTTTAAGGCAGTCGACCAACTATGCCAAGATGAATGAAAACAGATGGAATCCAAAACATGTCGCAGCACAACCTcaactgataaaaataaaatacttaaccaACAGCTTACCTACCAAGTAGGAAGCCAGATGGACATCAGTTTTTTCAGCAGCAACAGTGGGTACAAGGAGAGAGTGGAGAAGCATCCCTAACTTTCTGAAGAGATATCTTTTTAAGCAAGTATGAAAGCAAATGAAAGGCCATTTCAAGCATCCAAAGACCCTAGAAAGTTTACTGTACTGTTCAGAAAGACATACTGAGCAATGAACTCCATGACAAGGATAAACTAATCTAGGAGAACGACACAAGAAGCAATGAtgagtagttgttgttagttgccattgagtcaattccaactcaaggcaaccctgtgtgttacacagtagaagtgctccatagggttttctggctgcaatctctctctctttttttttttttaatttatttattgtggtgaGTACATGTATCACAAAAAATTTACTGCCTTCCAACATTTCTTAACTCATGGACAATTTTGTTTCAGTAATAGCTCCCCTTccagattattttgaagcaaatttcaGGCATCATATATTGTGTCTTAAACATTTCAGCATTAATTAAATATTCAGATAAAGATTCTTAGGGAAAAAAACACAATATCAAATTTtcccaaatatacatatatatattagacATTATTCTCAGTGGTCCCTGGGGCTGTGACTCTGAGGGGAGCCAGGGTCTTATACCTACCCCTGGGCTTTGGCCAGAAGCCCTTCTGATCAGCACTGACTTTTTGGCTCCAGGTCACCCCCTCATCCATTTCTTGACTGTGGCCTTGAGGCCCTTGCCGgcaaaggaagacaggagaacagTTGAGGTCTTTTGAGCCTGAGCTGGGGCCCCAGCTGGTAGTCGGGGTCTCATGGGGTTTTCTGACCTGTGTGTGTCCTCCTGTCCCAGCAAGCTGGTAACTGGGTGTCCTATGGATGGGCCAGACATGGGGGGATACAGCCACAGTGAGGTAGTTTACCCTATCCCCCCAATTCCACTATCCTCATCAGAGATACtcagaaactcagtgccgtcaGATGATCGTTGTTaaattttttcctgttatttctttttttttaattttttattatgctttaagtgaaagtttacaaatcaagtcagtctctcatgcaaaaacttatatacacctcactatatatatatatatatatatatatatatatatatatatatatatatatatatatatatatatatatatatatatatatatatatactcctgGGTTGggtttatatactcctaattgctctccccacaatgagacagcacactcactccctccactctctcttttcaggtCCATTTGgcaagcttctgaccccttccaccttcacatctcccctccagacagtagatgtccccatagtctcatgtgtccgcttgatccaagaagtccactcctcaccagtatcattttctatcccactgtccagtccaatccctgtccaaagAGCCGGCTTCGGGCTAACAGACTGGGGACTGTGGccttctgggtccttctagtctcagtcagaccattaagtctggtctttttacgagaatatggggtctgcatcccacagctctcctgctccctcaggggctctcttttgtgttccctgtcagagaagtcattggttgtagctgggcaccatctagttcctctggtctcaggatgatgtagtctctgctttatgtggccctttctgtctctcgggctcataactaccttgtgtctctggtgttctttattctcctttgctccaggtggattgatgcatcttagatggccacttactagcatttaagaccccagatgccactctccaaagtgggatgcagaatgttttcttaatagattttattatgccaattgacttagatgtctcctgaaaccatggtccctaaccccccacccctgctatgcgggccttggaagcattcagtttattcaggaaacttctttgcttttggtttagtccagctgttctgacctctcctgtattttgtctttcccttcacctaaaatagttcttatctactatctaattagtgaaaacccctttctctccctccttccctcccccctcttgtaatcatcaaagaatattttcttctctgtttaaactatttctccagttcttataacagtggtctcatacaatattagtccttttgcaactgactaattccacttagcataatgccttccagattcctccatgttatgaaatatttcacggattcgtcactgttctttatcaatgcgtagcattccattgtgtgaatataccataatttatttatccattcatcctttgttgggcaccttggttgcttccatctttttgctgttgtaaacagtgctgcaataacatgggcgtgcatatatctgtttttgtaaaggctcttatttctctaggatatattccaaggagtgggattgctggatcgtatggtggttttatttctacctttttaaggaagcaccaaatccatttccaaagtggttgtaccattttacattcccaccagcagtgtagaagtgttccagtctctccacaacctctccaacatttattattttgtgttttttggattaatgccagccttgttggagtgagatggactctcattgtagttttgatttgcatttctctaatggctaatgatcgtgagcatttcctcacgtatctgttagctacatgaatgtcttctttagtgaagtgcctgttcatatcttttgcccattttttgattgggttgtcttttcgtagttgagtttttgcagtaccacgtagattttagagatcaggcgctgatcagaaatgtcatagctgaaaactttttcccagtctgtaagcgatctttttgctcttttggtgaagtctttagatgagcataggtgtttgatttttaggagctcccagttatccatttgctcttctgcattgttagtaatgttttgtatactgtttatgccatatattagggctcctagcattgtccctgttttttctcccatgatttttatcgttttaggctttatgtttacgtctttgatccatttagagttagtttttgtgcatggtgtgaggtacgcatattgtttcattaaatttttgtttatatCTTTCTAATCTCTCCCTGCATCTATTAAAATAATACCTTCGTAAGACATTCATATAAATTATATAGCTAGATAGGGACGATATTGTTCCTCTACTCAAGTTCTCTTCCATGTCAGGACATTAAGAGCAAACTCATTCTTCACTGTTTTATTAAAGTGTTCAGTTTGATGAGTTTTTACTGTTCTGTGTTCTTTTGTTTTACCAccccaaaaaatatataacacatttCCAGCATCCTCCATTTGTAGATAAATTTTGGACATTTCTGGTAGAAAAGAATGGACAAGACCTCCATATTATCACTGTCCTCAAGATTTCAACTGTTGGAAGCCATCTTGATGCCTCAATCACAGCTTCTCTTATGACATCACAGCTCTCTCCCCTCCTCCGCTCTTCCTGCTGGAGCCACAGGAGGAGAGCAGACCTGAGAGCAATGGAGCCGTCTTGCCCCTAACCATGAGCAATTTAGGGGTTTGGAGACCTAAAGGGATTTGAACCATCCATCCCCAAGTCATGGGCATTCGATTTTGTGTAAGAGTCAGCCAGTCCACCCAAAGTTGCAGGAAAAGCAGGGCAGATTTCCACAGTTAACTCCAGACGTGGGCCCTACAACTAAAGTCTCTGGACAAGACAGGAGGCTGAGCATATGGGGAACTTGGCACTGGTTTGTACAGAGAATAACCTCACCCACACCCTTCCCCCCTAAACTCTGATTACAGAAAGATGGACAGTTCTGTGAAATTGTAATCAGAAATGTTGATGAAAACACTGTGATGAAGCAAAGACCAGAGAAGGAAAATCCTCCACCTCCACCCCCTCCACCAAAGGTAGGTCAGTGGATGTCCTCAAGGTTGACAGGGAGCCCTGATTTGTGACCTTTCTGACTGATGTCATCATCAATGTTGGGTTGTATTCTCTGTGGCCCATAGCATGGAGTGATCATGGAGTTTATCACCCAAACCAAGATCCATTGGCCAGTGAATGGTGGTGCTATTAATTATTAGAAGCAACAGTCATAAATTGAGAATGTCCCAAGCCAGCCAAGACCAATAGCTTTCCTATTCAGAGCTGGAATTAATAGCAATTGACTCTTCCCTGGGTATCCtcttcttccatttccttctcaGTCTGAGAAATGTGAGTGCTGAGACATGGAGAGTTGGCGGTAGGGAGGAGAAACTCTAAAAACTGGGAGCCAGACCATGCAAAGTTTAGGAGTAGGGTGGTGAGGGCTGTGTGTGGAGAATGCATGgccaatgtgtgtgtgtttgcacatgtgtatgtgtgtgttaactGAAGTTTAAGATGTGAGAATCAAAAaaggtgaaagttggaaatagatAAGAAGGACCTCAAGCTGTATGGAGCAGGGAAACTTTTAACACAATTacgtggcagagggagggagcaggttgtgGATCTGAGCTGGTGTCAGGGATGAGAGGGCAGTGGGAGCAAAGGCTACCATTTCTCCAGCAGGTGGGTGGGGTCTGAAGGGAAACCACAGGGATCCCAAGAAGGTGGGCAACCCCAAGAGGAACATGGTAACCCTTCTACCTACAGTTCATGGTTTTCTTGCTGTAGACTGGCCAACCTGATCCATGTAAAACTGGGCAAGGCAATGTATCCACGTCCATGAACCAGAGAGTGGTAGAGGGAGGCTTGTGCTCCTGGCTCCAGTCAGTGCCCTGCTGAGTGCTCCTGAATTTCAGAGGAAGTGGCAATTGTTGATAGAAGATCAGGGTCCCTTTCTGGCACACCCTGGGGCTGAGGTGGGTGGGGAATATTTCCTGAGTGTCACTTCTTTTTCCTTGCAGCCCccgcaaaagaaaaagaaacccccTGACAATGAGGCGGAAGCCATAAAGATCCAGGCTTGGTGGCGCGGCACCCTGGTGCGCCGGACTCTGCTGCACGCAGCCCTCCAGGCCTGGATCATTCAGTGCTGGTGGCGGCAGACATTGGCGAGGCTACAGACCAAGAAGCGGCAGGAGGCGCTGGAGTGCTTTGCACGGCGAGAACGGGCAGCAACCAGCGCTCAGGCCTGGTTCCGCATGCTGTGCATCCGCCGGCGTTACTGCCGCCTGCTCAACGCTGTCCGCATCATCCAGGCCTATTGGCGGTGGCGGTGGAGGTTGCGTCATTGCCATACCCGTGGCGATTTCCAGGGTAGCTATGAACTCACAGCAAACCAGCTACAACTTCGGCTTGAAATCCTTCTGGGCTCACTGACTTGTCGAATTACGGACTGCATTCCCTTCCCAATAAAGGAATGACCAGGTCGGCTCCAACTCTGTGTCACTAGATCTCTTTCTGACAAGCTCCAGGAGGTCCTTGTTTCCGCAGCCGGTCAAGGAAAATGATGGCAGATGCCTGACATCTAACATGCCAGCTACCAGGAATTGGAAAGGGCTGTCCAGAATCCCTTGTGGAGAAGGACTCTGAAAGCTGAGTGCAAAATGAGCAGGAGCTATGATTGACTAGTGATGTCTGCCATAGGCAGAAGTGTTGGGAGTGCAGGGCTACCATGTCCACCAACTCCAGGGGTCCTTATTCACCTGAGGTCCACGTAAATGGCGCCCCCTGGAGTTGTGCTGCATAAGGGCTTGGGTGGGGTGTGGTGACACCCCTACCGTTTGCCCATCTGGTGTAGTGTCTCAGGCCCTGCTTCTCTTCCCACCTGTACCCACGGAAACAGGTTTAAGGGTCCCCCCACAGGAACCCTATGATGCTACTTTCCTGTCCATCTCGGGGGCTGCTTTCCTCACACTCAGCCTCCAAACTGGAATATGACCCCTTAGTTCCAAGGTGGTACAGATCATAAGCTGGAGTCCTTGCTCCTTCTTCAAACTTCACCTGTCCCTTTTCCTCCTGAGTGGGGACTCATGTTCCTCAAACCTTGGCAGTGTGGGCAGTTCCTTGGGAGTTAGGGTGGGGAGGAAAAGCATATCCCATGCTGGTTGGAGCTCTCTGGCAAGTGTCAGGACCTAAGGCATCACGGTCCCACGTTGGCATTGGCCTTGTCTCTCTCATCCTCTCCCCAAGCCCACCCCATCCAAAAGGTTGGTCTAGGCAAAGGAGATAGGATCTGCAACTTGGAACATTGCCCCATCATGTATAAAAGCTCAGAAGCCTTGGGCCCTAGTCCTGCCCTCTCCCCTCTGCCCTGGTGGTCCGTTGGCTTGCAGAGTTCCTGAGATGCTCTCTGGACCTGACAGGCTCCAGCTCTCTGTCTCACATGGGTGTGAGCACTATATTTCCTGGTTCAGTCCTTCCATGTCCTAATGACAGGATCTTTCTGAGATTCTGAGCCACATTATTTCAAGACATGCCTGTTTTCCTGGCCTAGAGGTATGCTGAGCATATCAGACCCTCCCCTGTTATGCCTGATGAAATTCACTTAGTGTTAGTCAGCTCACCTGAACTCCAACTGACCAATAGCCAGCCATGTCAGCAACAAAGTAAGTGCTTATTATTGTACAACACTGAAGATTCTAGTTTGTTTGTTATGCTGCAAAAGCTGGCTGAATCAGAAATGGTACCAGAATGGGGATACTGTTGccacaaagacaaaaatattacATTGGGTTTTGAATCATGCAGTGTTCGTAAGGAAACTGATTTAAGAAGCTATAAAAGAGGCAGCCCTGGTTTTGTAATAGCAAAGAGTTGAAAACACTGTCACCTGAtgaacagggtcagcaaaaaagtataTTAACAGACTGGCACCATTGGATAAGATTTCAAGGCAGAATTTGTAAGTGAAAAAATGAAGACCCAGCTCCCATCCTAAAGAAGTCATGATGTGAACCCTCCCTTTTCTGAGACTTCTCACAGTTATCACCAAAATCTGGAGAGAAATAAACTCAGTGGGAATCGCTATACCCTTCCACCCCAACTGGAGGGTAGGAGAGAGTGATGGGGGAATTGGGGCAACCAGGGGAAGTTACAATGGCACCACCCAGCCCCTTACAGCTGACAGGGACCTCAGGGAGATTGGAATAAGGCATCTCTTCTTCTGGGAAGGTGCAGTCCAGGTCCAGACCCACAGCTCAGTGGGGCATTGTGCTGGATTTCAGGGCCCACTCACTTCCTGGTCCAAGCACCTGTGTGCAGAACATGATTGCCAAGTGTATGTGGCAGTCCTGGTGTAGAGATAGCAGAGAACAATCGACCATAGTTTATGACCCAGTGCTTCCGTCCCTGGTGTATGCCTCAGAGAACCTCTCCTACTTGGGCCTTAAGGAGTCCTGGATGGGGCATCATCCCTGCATTGTTTGTGTGGTGCAGAGAGGGGCCTAGGGTTTTTGGTGGAATGACTCTAGGCTCCAGCTGAGACAGGAGGCTCGTCCTCCTGCAGTGTGAGGGTCTATACAAGGTCTCATGGCCACCAGCTGTAGTGCAAGAATTCCCAGGGAGCTGGCTTCAGCAAGGCCACACTCCCTGGGAAACCCCATGCTCAGAAGCCAGCTAGGTGCCCACTTGTAACCCCAGGAAAGAGGTAGAGACTCACATTTCAGGCCGAGCGGAAATCTCAGGACTAATGTGTGTGCAACTAAGACTGTGATAAAGAATTCTTGAGCTAAAGAAGCAGAATCTCTGATGGCCAAGAACAAGACTGAAGAGCCCTAACAGCGATGCCAAAGAAGCCTAATAAGTGTGTATTCAAAGGACAGGCAATGACCTCTTCTCCAGGGAGGAAGAACAAGCCGTTATTAAAAAGATGTAAGAATGCGTCTCAgagaggaacaaaatcaaaacccaaTAGATGGATGAAGAGCAGAAGGGGCATAACTGAAGTGCAGATTAACAGTGGGAAGTTTGACGTGAGGAATTCTCCTGAAATGCACACAAAAGGGCAGAGAAGTGGCAAGAGTAAAAAAGTAAACAAAGGGAGCGTTGATGCAGAAGTTCCAGCGTAGATCAAATGTGTGTTCCTGAGAGAGGAAGGACAGAGGCTGAAACACTCAAATCATTGGGGAGAGAGGATTTCCCAGAGCTTTGTAAATACACAACTGCCCCCAGAGATAAAGGAAAACAGATCTCCAAACACATCACAGTACAATCCCATAACTGATGAAGGTAAAGCATACACACTGAAAGAAGAGATAAAGCCAACACCTTACCTACTAAGGAGCAAATGTCACAATGACGTCAGCTTTCTCAGCAGCAACACTGGGTGCGAGGAGAGAGTGGAGAAGCATCCCCAACTTTCTGAAGAGATATCTTTTTAAGCACAGAATTATAAACTCACCCAAAATGTTGTTCAATTGTATGAGCAAAGGAAAGATCATTTCATACATCAAAGACCCACAAGTTTACTCTACCACCCAGAAAGATTTACTGGGCAATGAACTCCGTGACAATGAAAGATCAATCTAGGGAATAACACAAGAAGCAGCGATGAGTAGAGAAGCCAGTAAAATTTATTCTCAAGTGTAAGCAAGATATGACTGTAAAAATTTTAATATCAACTTAGAAATAATGCTTAAGATGATAAGAACATTGGAGGCTATTGGGGGGagtgagaggaagaaggaaattgGACTAAAGTTCTTGCCTTATTTAGAGGGAGGTGATAGACGTTTGCTCTAGATGTTAATagcaaattataaaataaaatatatgttaatatttaattttaagtattagaagaaaaaaaagatgtgtaATTTCTGTATCAATTGGGAATTGTGTTTGGATGCTACAGTGGAAACCTAGGCAATAGTTGCTCAAATAAATTagaggattattattatttttttaataatttttacagtgctttaagtgaaagtttacaaatcaagtcagtctcttacacaaaaacccatatacaccttgctacacactcccaattactcttgccctaatgagacagcccgctctctcccccCATTCTCTCTTtacgtgtccatttcgccagcttctaaccccctccaccctctcatctcccctccaggcaggagatgccaacatagtctcaagtgtccacctgatccaagaagctcacttctcaccagcatccctctccaacccattgtccagtccaatccatgtcggaagagttggcttcgggaatggttcctgtcctgggccaacagaaggtctgggggccatgaccaccagggtccctccagtctcagtcagaccgttaagtctggtcttatgagaatttggggtctgcatcccactgctctcctgctccctcaggggttctctcttgtgttccctgtcagggcagccatcggttgtagcggggcaccatctagttcttctggtctcaggttgatgtagtctctggttcatgtgactctttctgtctcttgggctcataatcgccttgtgtccttggtgttcttcattcgtctttgatccaggtgggttgagaccaactgatgcattttagatggctgcttgctagcgtttaagaccctagatgctactcttcaaagtgggatgcagaatgttttcttaatagattttattatgccagttgacttagatgtcccctgaaacaatggtccccagacctctgccactgctacactggccttcgaagcattcagtttattcaggaaacttctttgcttttggtttagtccaatcgtgctgaccttccctgtattgtacttgtctttcccttcacctaaagtagtttttatctaccatctaattagtgactgcccctctcccaccctccctcccttccccctctcgtaaccacaaaagaatgtgttcttctcagtttaaactatttctcaagtttttataatagtggtcttatacaatatctgtccttttgcaactgactaatttcactcagcataatgtcttccaggtttctccatgttatgaaatgtttcacagattcctcactgttctttatcgatacgtagtattccattgtgtgaatataccataatttatttatccattcatcctttgttgggcaccttggctgcttccatctttttgctattgtaaacagtgctgcaataaacatgggtgtgcatatatctgttcttgtaaaggctgttatttctctaggatatattccaaggagtgggattgctggatcgtatggtagttctatttctagctttttaaggaaacgccacatcgatttccaaagtggttgtaccatttgacattcccaccaac is a window of Elephas maximus indicus isolate mEleMax1 chromosome 20, mEleMax1 primary haplotype, whole genome shotgun sequence DNA encoding:
- the LOC126063636 gene encoding IQ domain-containing protein F5-like, with product MTPACLLRRPLPQEESEHEYEVTTAKVVLAWPTCLEVRGVLGRYKVNKDEFEHMVWKDGQFCEIVIRNVDENTVMKQRPEKENPPPPPPPPKPPQKKKKPPDNEAEAIKIQAWWRGTLVRRTLLHAALQAWIIQCWWRQTLARLQTKKRQEALECFARRERAATSAQAWFRMLCIRRRYCRLLNAVRIIQAYWRWRWRLRHCHTRGDFQGSYELTANQLQLRLEILLGSLTCRITDCIPFPIKE